The Bacillota bacterium DNA segment ACGGCTTTGCCGGGAAAGAGTCGGGGTACCCGGGGGCAGGCGGCAAGCACGCGCGGCAAGCACGCGTTGTTTACTTGCGCCGAACCGAGCAGAGTCGGGGTACCCGGTACCGAGGGGGCGGGCGGCATTGTTAAGACAGCTCGGTGATCATTTTCCGCACCAGTTGCATGCTGTCCGGTGAACTCATTACAGCGAGGTTGGCTCCGGCCAGGAACAGGGTCAGGGTGGTTATGGCTTCCCAGAGAATCCCCTGCTGGGTGTTTTCCCGGGCTTCTTTTGTTTTCCAGCAGTCCCGGCCGACGTTCGCAATCATAGGCATTTTCATCATGTCGTCGGTGTAGATCACCGCCACCTGTTTAATCCGCTCTATGACCGAAAAGCTGTACTCCATGCCGTATCCCAGCGCGGAGGATAAGGGGTCGATGACGATCCGCTCCTTGGGGAAGAACTTGGACAGCTTGATGTTTAGTTCTTTGGCCAGGTTGATGTCCAGCGGGGACTGGGCGATCACCCGATGTCCATTCTCCAGGGCCGCCCTCCCGATCTCCTCGTAGTTCTCCTTCATCACCGGCCCCAAGAGTACGGCGTCGCCCGCCAAGGCTCCGGCAATCTCTTTCAGCGCCCGGGCGTCGGCGTCCTTCTCGCCGACCCCGTAAACGATCAAAGGCACCGGCAGGGCGTCCGAGAGTTCCTTCACCCTGGAGGCTAAAGCCGGCACGTCAACATCTTCGGTCCCGGCGGAAGCCAGGTAGAGACAAATGAGGTCCGCCCGGTACACCTCCAGACATTTTTTTGCCCACGCCACCGGCGAGGCAACGACGTCGCCGAAGCGGGCGCGCAGGTGTTCCGGCCACGTTTGGGGCGGGCTATCCCAGACCTCCAGCGCAATCAGCGGGGGATGAGGCAGTTTTCCTTCAAATGAATGAAAAGGAAGGGTGTTTTCCCCGCCGAGGGTAATTGTTTTATCCTCTTTCCCGAAAGTCACCTCGAGGACATTCCCTTTATAGGTCTCCAGATACTCTTTCATCAAAGCCTTCCGCTCCTTTCCACGAGAAAGCCTAGACTTCCAGCCAGGAGTGGGAATACAGTACTTTTCCCGCCAATACGTTCACCGTCTTGACGAGTTCCGCTTCCGGCGGCGGAAGGTCGGCCGGGTTGATTTCTTCGTCCATCGCCCGGTGGATCAGTTCTGTCTGCGCCGGTCTTTCCCCCCGAACCAGGGCGATCAGTTCGCGGTCGAAGCTGTCCACGATGGCCGAATAAAGGCCGTGCCGCTGCAACATTGCCAACTCCACCCGGCTTAGAATGCTTCTCAGGTGGCGGGGCACACCGTTGATCATATTGGATAAGCCCAGGGTCGATTTGGCTCCCGGCGCAATGTCCGGCAACATGCTCATAAACTCCAGCAACTGCACCACCTGGGGCTGGTCCACCCCGATCGGCATCATGATGGGGTCGACCCAGATGTTTTCGTTGGGGATGCCGATCTCGTTGGCATGGGCGATGGTCTCCATAATCGCTTCGGCCCGGGCGGCCGTGTCGGAAGGAATCCCCTTGTCGGTGAGGACCGATAAGATCACATCACAATTATATTTTTGGGCCAGCGGGAGCATTTCCCTTTTGCTGTCTTCCCGGCCGGAGGCGGAATTTAAAAGCGGTCTTTTCCGGCAAACGGCGAGGCCGGCCTCCATTGCCCCGGGGTTTAAGGTGTCCAGCGAAAACGGGAGATCCACCACCTCCTGGACGACCTCCACCAGCCAACGCATCACCTCCGGGTCTTTTCTGGCCGGTCCGATGTTCAGGTCGAGGTAATCCACCCCCGCAGCGGCCTGTTTTACGGCCAATTCCTGCAAGAGAAGGGCGTTCCGCTCCCTGACGGCCTCCGACACTACTTTGGCCAGTATATGGATGTTTTCCCCGATTAAAATCATCCTTATGTTCCTCCTTCTGCTTCCTTCCATTTGGCGAACAGTTTGGGCATAAACGCGGGTAGTTCTTCGGCCTCTTTGGGCCCCACAATGATCTCCCAGCCGGGCAGTTCGTCTTCGATCTCACCTTTGATCCGGGCGGCCAAGCCGGGGATAATGAGCCTCTTTTTCTTCAGTTTTCCTTCCAAACCACTGTTTTTGATAAATGGGCCGATGGTCTCCCCGGCGAATTTGCCCGTTGACCACGCGGCCAGGACGCACAACCCGTCGGTTCCCTTCACACCCAGATAACCGGGGATTTTGCTTGCTTCCACGCCGCTCGCCACCGCGAAATAGGTCAGGGCGAAGTTGGTGGTGAGCACAACAGGCGATACTTCGTTTGGCGCACCAATTTCGTAGACTTTCTCTTCCACCGCCAGCGGCACACGCGGGTCGGTGTAAATATTGAGCCGGTGAACCAGCAGGGGAAAAAGCGTTTCTTTGTCCAGGTCGCTGAGCACAATTACCGAAGCATACTTGATCACCAGGGCCGCGGCCAAGAGCGCTTCTTGGGCCGCGTCTTCGGCCTTCAGCGGTAGGAAGGAAATGATCGGGTACCCCAGCGGCCGGAAGGTGTGCCTTAAAGCAGCCCGCCTGATCAGGGTGTAATCCCGGAGGGACTCCTTCAGATTCTGCGGGGAGGTGTCGATCATGATCTCCGAAACACCGGCGGCTCTTAGCTTCGTGGTTACGGCCACAACCTCTTCCAAGTTTTGACCCCTCACCGCTACGGGAACGACCTTTTTCTTTAAGCCGGGGAGAGCCTCCTCCAAATTGGCGCTGGTAAGCGGGTACAAAAGCGGCTTTTGCTCGGCAACCAGGTCGCGGGCGGCAAAAAGCACCTCCAGGTCCTCGCACATCAACACCATGGGCCGCTTTTCCCGGGCCACCCCGGCAACCACGGACAGGTACCTTTCTTTACTGCCGCTTTCAAATTTAAGGACCACAAGGTCGGCCCGCAGGTTGAAGGTTACCCAAGTGAATTCGTATTCATCAAGCCTTTTCAACTTGGCGTTTATGGCCTGATCGGTCTCGATGTCGGAAATCAACACGGCCAGGCCGGGTGGGCGCAAAAAGGTCTTCTCGTGGCGATGGACGACCTCTTCTTCCCCCACCGTCAGCATCCTTTCACCGGTGCCCACGCTGACCAGCCTGATGGGTGGGGTGATGGCGTCAATGATCCACTCCTTCACTTCCGGATCAAGATAGGGACACTTTTCCAGCGACACCCCGCCGGAGATCAATTTCATGGCAAAGGCCAGACAGGTGGGAAATCCGCATTCCTTGCAGTTCTTCTTCCCCCCGTCGGGGAGCTTTTTCTGGATGTCGGACGGTTTTAGAGGCATGTACTCCCCCTCCTTCGAAAATTGACTCTTACCTCAAAAGGGGCCAGGCCCCTTTTTGCCCGCTAACCACCCATAACGGGATGCTCCACTTTTTGGAGAAACTCGATCAGGTCGTCGACGTTTTTGACCTCCTTTTCAGAAGCGATTTTATCGAAAAGGTCGGGGGGGATGGCCTCTTTTACCATTTCTTTAATCGTGCCGGGCATCCAGACCACCCTTCGCAATCCGCCGTCGGTGATCAGGAACTTGGGGGATTTCAGATAGGAAATGGCCATTCCCACGTACCCTTCCCGCTGTTGGCCGCCGCTGGCCTGAGCGGCCAGGGTGGAGAAGGGAGCACCGATGACCGCTTCTCCGACAAAGTCGCGGTGGATGATGCCGAAGCCGTCCACCTCCGGAATATAGAAGCAGATCGACTGGAAGCAGCCGCAGGCGGTGTGGGGGTTTTCCAGGGCGCTGTGCAGGCAGCAAACAGAAATCCGGCCCAAGGATCTTTGCGTCACGACCTCGTTGACCCCGCTGTAAATGTGTTTTTCGGGATCCAAGAGTTCGCCTTTCGGTACGGCAAAAATGGCTCCCTCCGGGTCGATCTTGGAGGAGGCTCTCCCGTCCAACCAGCTGATGGCGCCGCACAGGGACATCCGCTCCGGCGTGATGATGCACACGTGGGTGGGCGCGAAGCTCTGGCAGAGAACACAGCCGTAGAATTCCTCCACCTCTTCCTCGGTCATGCCCTTCAGGCGTGCGTCCCGGGCGTCGTAAACCGGCCGCGCTTTTAAAACATGCTCTTTTACCTTTTCAGGGTCGGTGATAAAGGTGACCTGCATTTTTTCGATGATGGGCAGCTCGTTGGTAAAAAGCATGATCATTATTTGACCGATCTCTTGTAAAGACTGCAGTCCTTTTTTGTGGCTTTCCTTGTGCAGCCGCAGCCAAACATGGTCCCTTTGCGCCATGTGCCAGAAACCCTCGATGTAATTGCAGTACTGGTGGATACGGCGTTCGAAAACGGGCTCCATATCTCTTTCCAGTTGTTCTCCGACCACTTCCACGCTGATGAAGAGAGGGGAGGTGGTGCCCTCCGCCATGTCTTTAATGTCCGGGCCGATGACGGCCACTCTTTCGTGCTCGACTTCATTTGTGGATCTTAAGGTGACCAATTCTCCTTTGTATTCGCACCGGGGTCCGCCGAATTCAACGTAGAAGTCGTGTTTTCTTACGCTTTCGCCTTCGTACTGGGGTCCCACGTCTACCGGGAACATTTTTCTCCTCCTCCTTCAAGGAAAACGGTTTCTTTGGTTATCAATCCGACCTGATGCATCAAAGTGTTCCAAGGCCATGGTCGCCACGCGGGGGTGGACGGGGGTGGACATGGCCGCCGGCGCTTTTTACGGCGTGTATGGCAGCGGCCAAAATTGCGCCCGGCCCAGGCCGAAAAATTCGCTTTCGTGCAGCACGTCCGTCCCCGGGTGTTCTTTATCGGGGCAAGGCCAGCGCAAGCCCCCCACCTCCGGGTCGAGCCGGTCGTAGCTGATCCCCGCATGGGTGGGGTAGAGGGACGATATTTCCGCCATGATCTGGGAGGGATGGTTGCAGGTAAATCCCCCGGCTTTCATGCGGCGGGCGATTTCGCAGATAATCCACCAGTCCGGCTTAGCGGCCCCGGGCGGTTCGGCTGCTTGGCGGACGCGCTGGACAAGGCGGTCCACCGCCGTAAAGGTCCCCTCCTTTTCCGCAAAACCGGCCGTGGGAAGCACGACCTGCGCCAGCTTTGCCGTTTCGGTCAAAAACATGTCCTGGACCACCACGAAGGGGGCTTTTGAAAGGACCTGGCGCACGTTATCCGCCTCCGCCGCTCCTGGATTCACCGGGTCGGCGCCGATAATGTACCAGGCCTTCCTTTCGTTTTCCACCGACCCAGCGGGTTCGGGGACGGTGCACCCCCACGCGGCGGCCACTTTTTCCTTGCTCACCAAAGACCAAGGGTGGGTAACGTCCAGGTCAAGGAGGCCCCGGAAGTTGCTCCGGCCGACCAGAGGCACGAAACCCGCACCCGGCTTGCCGTAGTTGCCGGTCACCAAGGCCAACTGGGCCAGCGCCCGGATGCTGTCCCGACCGCCTAAGCGTTCCGCGATTTCTTCGGACCAGAAGAGGAGGCCCGGCTTGCTGGTGGCGTACACCCGGGCCGCTTCCCGAAGCTGTGCGCCGGGAACGCCGGTGATTTCCACTGCTTTCTCGATGGTGAAATCGGCGAGGGATTTTTGAAAAGCGTCAAAATTAGTGGTCCTATCCCGGATAAACTCTTCGTCGTGGAGCTTTTCGTCCAAAATAGCCCTGACCATTCCCAGCAGCAAAAAAAGCTCCGTACCCGGGCGAAACGCAAGGCGAATGTGGGGCAACCGGCCGAGGGG contains these protein-coding regions:
- a CDS encoding acetyl-CoA decarbonylase/synthase complex subunit delta, encoding MKEYLETYKGNVLEVTFGKEDKTITLGGENTLPFHSFEGKLPHPPLIALEVWDSPPQTWPEHLRARFGDVVASPVAWAKKCLEVYRADLICLYLASAGTEDVDVPALASRVKELSDALPVPLIVYGVGEKDADARALKEIAGALAGDAVLLGPVMKENYEEIGRAALENGHRVIAQSPLDINLAKELNIKLSKFFPKERIVIDPLSSALGYGMEYSFSVIERIKQVAVIYTDDMMKMPMIANVGRDCWKTKEARENTQQGILWEAITTLTLFLAGANLAVMSSPDSMQLVRKMITELS
- a CDS encoding dihydropteroate synthase, translating into MILIGENIHILAKVVSEAVRERNALLLQELAVKQAAAGVDYLDLNIGPARKDPEVMRWLVEVVQEVVDLPFSLDTLNPGAMEAGLAVCRKRPLLNSASGREDSKREMLPLAQKYNCDVILSVLTDKGIPSDTAARAEAIMETIAHANEIGIPNENIWVDPIMMPIGVDQPQVVQLLEFMSMLPDIAPGAKSTLGLSNMINGVPRHLRSILSRVELAMLQRHGLYSAIVDSFDRELIALVRGERPAQTELIHRAMDEEINPADLPPPEAELVKTVNVLAGKVLYSHSWLEV
- the acsC gene encoding acetyl-CoA decarbonylase/synthase complex subunit gamma, which produces MPLKPSDIQKKLPDGGKKNCKECGFPTCLAFAMKLISGGVSLEKCPYLDPEVKEWIIDAITPPIRLVSVGTGERMLTVGEEEVVHRHEKTFLRPPGLAVLISDIETDQAINAKLKRLDEYEFTWVTFNLRADLVVLKFESGSKERYLSVVAGVAREKRPMVLMCEDLEVLFAARDLVAEQKPLLYPLTSANLEEALPGLKKKVVPVAVRGQNLEEVVAVTTKLRAAGVSEIMIDTSPQNLKESLRDYTLIRRAALRHTFRPLGYPIISFLPLKAEDAAQEALLAAALVIKYASVIVLSDLDKETLFPLLVHRLNIYTDPRVPLAVEEKVYEIGAPNEVSPVVLTTNFALTYFAVASGVEASKIPGYLGVKGTDGLCVLAAWSTGKFAGETIGPFIKNSGLEGKLKKKRLIIPGLAARIKGEIEDELPGWEIIVGPKEAEELPAFMPKLFAKWKEAEGGT
- the cdhC gene encoding CO dehydrogenase/CO-methylating acetyl-CoA synthase complex subunit beta translates to MFPVDVGPQYEGESVRKHDFYVEFGGPRCEYKGELVTLRSTNEVEHERVAVIGPDIKDMAEGTTSPLFISVEVVGEQLERDMEPVFERRIHQYCNYIEGFWHMAQRDHVWLRLHKESHKKGLQSLQEIGQIMIMLFTNELPIIEKMQVTFITDPEKVKEHVLKARPVYDARDARLKGMTEEEVEEFYGCVLCQSFAPTHVCIITPERMSLCGAISWLDGRASSKIDPEGAIFAVPKGELLDPEKHIYSGVNEVVTQRSLGRISVCCLHSALENPHTACGCFQSICFYIPEVDGFGIIHRDFVGEAVIGAPFSTLAAQASGGQQREGYVGMAISYLKSPKFLITDGGLRRVVWMPGTIKEMVKEAIPPDLFDKIASEKEVKNVDDLIEFLQKVEHPVMGG